One part of the Leucobacter triazinivorans genome encodes these proteins:
- a CDS encoding tyrosine-type recombinase/integrase — protein sequence MTPTEVNACRAAIAHWETDLSFSGPKPDGQLGQIVEVLLGTSARIGEALAFRRMDIDMTATEPLMSITGTIITPKGEPVQRQDHPKTSKSQRTTAVPSFTAEAVRSRLSKLTDPSPEALLFCSREGTPLTSANVRRQLRQALSLAGLSGITPHTFRRTVATAINDEASTELAAELLGHADPRITIQHYIRRNEMVDPATARILERAFAKP from the coding sequence ATGACGCCGACCGAGGTGAACGCCTGCCGCGCGGCCATCGCACACTGGGAGACGGACCTTTCCTTTTCCGGGCCGAAACCGGACGGACAGCTGGGGCAGATCGTCGAGGTACTTCTCGGAACCTCAGCACGTATTGGTGAGGCACTCGCGTTCCGCCGCATGGACATCGACATGACCGCCACAGAGCCGTTGATGTCGATCACCGGCACGATCATCACACCCAAAGGCGAACCCGTTCAACGGCAAGATCACCCGAAGACCTCGAAGTCCCAGCGCACCACCGCGGTGCCCTCATTCACCGCCGAAGCGGTGCGCAGCCGCTTGAGCAAGCTCACCGATCCATCTCCAGAAGCGCTGCTCTTCTGCAGCAGGGAGGGCACCCCACTCACGTCTGCGAATGTGCGACGCCAGCTTCGGCAAGCGCTCTCACTCGCGGGACTGAGCGGGATCACCCCGCACACCTTCCGGCGCACCGTCGCCACTGCGATCAATGACGAGGCGAGCACCGAACTCGCAGCTGAGCTGCTCGGTCACGCTGACCCGCGCATCACGATCCAGCACTACATCCGGCGAAACGAAATGGTCGACCCTGCCACAGCGCGGATTCTCGAGCGGGCGTTTGCGAAACCGTAG
- a CDS encoding helix-turn-helix transcriptional regulator: MAATPPPHPRLEPLLDITELADYLGVPLSTIYDWRTRGLGPRAYRFGKHLKFALCDVRSWMEEQREATSGTPSQDRR; the protein is encoded by the coding sequence ATGGCAGCCACACCGCCCCCGCACCCCCGTCTCGAACCGCTCCTCGACATCACGGAGCTTGCCGACTATCTCGGCGTGCCGCTCTCCACGATCTACGACTGGCGCACTCGCGGGCTCGGGCCCCGCGCCTATCGCTTCGGGAAGCACCTGAAGTTCGCGCTCTGCGACGTGCGCTCCTGGATGGAGGAACAGCGCGAAGCCACGTCAGGTACTCCGAGTCAGGATCGGAGGTAG
- a CDS encoding DUF6932 family protein: protein MIPSLTTDGHLPLGRHRCDLTEFQQSFVADAAFKTSAVRQEIYDDLTQVVELFRSFANDLIEVVWIGGSFTSSKTDPGDIDCLFVLDQTVFNGLSKTQQAKLLKLKRKDYVREKFGLKVEPFILVREEFENPWEKDWVADKAVHYLAARGAWDDWWQRIRNNNGGLSSKPVRGYLEVTL from the coding sequence ATGATCCCCTCGTTGACGACTGACGGGCACCTTCCCTTGGGGAGACATCGCTGTGATCTCACAGAGTTTCAACAGTCCTTTGTCGCAGATGCCGCATTCAAGACGTCTGCCGTGCGTCAAGAGATCTACGACGATCTCACCCAGGTAGTCGAGCTGTTCAGGTCGTTCGCGAACGATCTGATCGAGGTTGTCTGGATCGGTGGCAGCTTCACTTCCAGCAAGACTGATCCGGGTGACATCGACTGTCTTTTCGTTCTTGACCAGACAGTGTTCAACGGACTGAGCAAGACTCAGCAGGCCAAACTGCTCAAACTGAAGCGCAAAGACTATGTGCGTGAGAAGTTTGGGTTGAAGGTCGAACCGTTCATCCTCGTCCGCGAAGAGTTCGAGAATCCGTGGGAGAAAGATTGGGTTGCAGATAAAGCCGTCCACTATCTTGCTGCACGAGGTGCGTGGGATGATTGGTGGCAGAGGATTCGAAACAATAACGGCGGCTTGAGCAGCAAGCCGGTGAGAGGCTACTTGGAGGTGACTCTTTGA
- a CDS encoding sulfate permease, which translates to MLLNLTAATSIGTHNLLKKYAPSNRLLFDLLQRTDRYWSLRVSLYSLPYFFGAWIVRLAIEAGGPGWFHLLFLLLFWNGMKFISYWPLDLVRRLIVRARRVMRKVAPEHR; encoded by the coding sequence ATGCTGCTCAACCTTACTGCCGCTACCTCGATCGGCACCCACAATCTTCTCAAGAAGTACGCGCCGTCGAACCGGCTCCTGTTCGACCTCCTGCAGCGCACCGACCGCTACTGGAGTCTCAGGGTCTCGCTGTACTCGCTGCCCTACTTCTTCGGCGCGTGGATCGTTCGTCTCGCTATCGAAGCGGGCGGGCCGGGATGGTTCCACCTGCTGTTCCTTCTCCTGTTCTGGAACGGGATGAAGTTCATCTCATACTGGCCCCTCGACTTGGTGCGACGTCTGATCGTCCGCGCTCGTCGGGTGATGCGCAAGGTAGCTCCTGAGCATCGCTGA
- a CDS encoding DNA-processing protein DprA — MENREFYESITSERMARAVIASVVPSEDSTTATALHHAGNGLEALRLAVGDDPIPSVGAPHALLWRRRFDIADIDTIRTNLDHGEAEGQQVLIPGDPDWPASLAVLGRLAPIALWAQGDTSLLADPPASRAAFVGGSECSPYGFEVASDLAEWIGADGRAVVAMHETGIAEAVTLGGLRNTNKVITVLPHGLDQETDGLDYLRNKVAGVGLLVTDRPPGAPLSTRSHRILAALAGVTTVVEAQPRSDAMMAASIARDCGREVGAVPGRVTDKASAGNNELLRQGGARLVADGSDIADLLDRNSYRIDMYALMSGAPHREVSAASGPRR; from the coding sequence ATGGAGAACCGCGAGTTCTACGAGAGCATCACAAGCGAGCGCATGGCCCGTGCCGTCATCGCTTCAGTGGTACCGTCCGAGGACAGCACCACCGCCACCGCGCTCCACCATGCCGGGAACGGACTGGAGGCACTGCGCCTCGCGGTCGGTGATGATCCGATTCCCTCGGTTGGCGCACCGCATGCGCTCCTCTGGCGTCGACGCTTTGACATCGCAGACATCGACACGATCCGCACCAACCTCGATCACGGAGAAGCAGAGGGCCAACAGGTTCTGATTCCTGGCGACCCGGACTGGCCCGCATCGCTCGCCGTCCTGGGCCGCTTGGCCCCGATTGCGCTCTGGGCACAGGGCGATACGAGCCTGCTTGCAGATCCTCCTGCGAGTCGTGCCGCGTTCGTCGGCGGTTCCGAATGTTCTCCGTATGGGTTCGAGGTCGCATCCGATCTGGCCGAGTGGATCGGGGCCGATGGCCGTGCCGTGGTCGCCATGCACGAGACCGGGATCGCAGAAGCCGTCACGCTCGGCGGGCTTCGTAACACCAACAAGGTGATTACGGTGCTGCCGCACGGGCTAGATCAGGAGACGGACGGCCTTGACTACCTCCGCAATAAGGTCGCAGGCGTCGGGCTGTTGGTCACCGACCGTCCTCCCGGTGCGCCGTTGTCGACGCGGAGCCACCGGATTCTCGCGGCACTCGCAGGGGTGACCACCGTGGTCGAAGCACAGCCCCGATCCGATGCGATGATGGCCGCGTCGATCGCGCGCGACTGCGGCCGCGAAGTCGGCGCAGTCCCCGGCAGAGTCACCGACAAAGCCAGCGCGGGTAACAACGAGCTTCTCCGTCAAGGCGGGGCGCGTCTGGTCGCTGACGGCTCGGACATCGCCGACCTCCTCGACAGGAACTCCTACCGGATTGACATGTACGCACTCATGAGCGGAGCACCGCACCGCGAAGTATCGGCAGCATCCGGGCCGAGGCGCTGA
- a CDS encoding DNA-processing protein DprA, producing MIENRRSHVKYELKNITDERLARIALCHLMPSGNEMTGALLEGYGAVQTLRFGLGERPPGYDQTTLRVWRHHFAHYDPAELGQGIELAQRHNLRVLIPGDSEWPSGLNDLDRQAPYALWARGGNPEMLTRALPERATFTGWRAASSHSLFNTDRLATGMSQEGVTVVATSLPGIGRMALASTLGQPGGAIATFAKGLDMRNERLPDRFFDRVAANGMLLSETPPGRTASRDTLRGQLRLLAALSAMTTVVETAPRSEVMKVAAIALNLRRVVGAVPGKEGSIGADASNELLSGGLVRDVTTPADILRGLEAFGRKQAFITAVLAGPSTSVQTATTARSDQLQHRSSPAEIARGPSRTALEPR from the coding sequence ATGATCGAGAACCGACGGAGCCACGTTAAGTACGAGCTCAAGAACATCACTGATGAACGTCTCGCGCGGATCGCCCTGTGTCACCTCATGCCCAGCGGCAATGAAATGACCGGCGCACTCCTTGAGGGGTACGGAGCGGTGCAGACGCTGCGGTTCGGTCTGGGTGAGCGGCCACCTGGATACGATCAGACGACGCTTCGTGTCTGGCGACACCATTTCGCCCATTACGATCCTGCTGAACTGGGGCAGGGCATCGAACTCGCACAGAGGCACAATCTTCGTGTATTGATTCCCGGCGACTCAGAATGGCCGTCGGGTCTGAACGACCTTGATCGGCAAGCGCCCTACGCACTCTGGGCTCGAGGCGGCAATCCAGAGATGCTCACGCGGGCGCTCCCGGAACGAGCTACGTTTACCGGTTGGCGAGCTGCGTCAAGCCACAGTCTCTTCAACACTGATCGCCTCGCTACAGGTATGTCACAAGAAGGAGTGACCGTTGTGGCGACCTCATTGCCTGGAATCGGGCGCATGGCACTTGCAAGCACGCTCGGACAACCAGGTGGAGCGATAGCGACTTTCGCCAAAGGTCTTGATATGCGCAATGAGCGCCTCCCGGATCGCTTCTTTGATCGGGTTGCGGCGAACGGCATGCTACTGAGCGAAACCCCGCCTGGCCGCACCGCTTCAAGAGACACACTTCGCGGACAACTTCGCCTACTGGCCGCGCTCTCCGCGATGACAACGGTGGTCGAGACAGCACCCCGGAGCGAAGTCATGAAAGTCGCTGCAATCGCGCTGAATCTCCGCCGGGTAGTCGGGGCCGTACCCGGCAAAGAAGGCTCGATCGGTGCAGACGCTTCAAACGAACTCCTGAGTGGAGGTCTGGTGCGGGATGTCACGACACCAGCCGACATCCTGCGCGGCCTCGAAGCATTCGGCAGGAAGCAAGCCTTCATCACCGCGGTTCTTGCAGGGCCGAGCACATCGGTGCAGACAGCCACGACTGCCCGGTCAGATCAGCTCCAACACCGATCAAGTCCCGCCGAGATTGCTCGCGGCCCGTCTCGTACTGCCCTAGAACCACGTTGA
- a CDS encoding DUF6349 family protein, with product MPSSTGSFSTATSPPSRTVICHRAAAVGNATSFGDHSIATFSAELRPDHGQLGPGDLLYQANCEPCGWHSVSNTENDVVEAWHDHGVPGWRELPIIPAQIRVSDGSGGLTKIARAWIAKHYPTHMQIPGAPIITERARYATRHVNGRSPWGGYDIASVALDRSDPELERLEPPPHRAGATALEAAPPRRPAGTHKSPAVLSR from the coding sequence GTGCCTTCCAGCACTGGCAGTTTCTCTACGGCAACTTCGCCTCCATCCCGCACAGTCATATGTCATCGAGCCGCGGCAGTCGGGAACGCTACCAGCTTCGGAGACCACTCCATCGCGACGTTCTCGGCCGAGCTCCGACCCGATCACGGCCAGCTGGGGCCTGGAGATCTGCTCTATCAAGCGAACTGCGAGCCCTGCGGGTGGCATTCCGTGAGCAATACGGAGAACGATGTCGTCGAGGCTTGGCACGATCATGGCGTACCGGGCTGGCGAGAACTCCCCATCATCCCAGCGCAAATCCGGGTGAGCGACGGGAGCGGTGGCCTCACCAAGATTGCGAGGGCCTGGATCGCCAAGCACTACCCGACACACATGCAGATTCCTGGCGCTCCGATCATCACTGAACGAGCCCGATATGCGACTCGGCATGTCAATGGGCGCTCCCCCTGGGGCGGCTACGACATCGCCTCGGTTGCCCTCGACCGCTCCGACCCCGAACTCGAGCGCCTTGAGCCTCCACCCCACCGCGCGGGCGCGACCGCGCTCGAAGCAGCACCGCCACGGAGACCGGCCGGCACGCATAAGTCGCCTGCCGTGCTGAGCCGCTGA